A segment of the Lycium barbarum isolate Lr01 chromosome 7, ASM1917538v2, whole genome shotgun sequence genome:
gctgtttgcagcttataggcataagcccatccaaacaggctaaTAATTGACTTGTCTCTCTTTCCACATCTTCTACCAAACAAAAGAAATTCCCCTGCTTCCCGATGGCTCAAGTTCTCTCGAATAATTCCCAAATCAATACCCTAACCCGAACCTTGACCCGACCCACATTCTCCCTACTACGACACCGTTCCAATAGCTCCGGTGATGATGATTCACCACCTCACCCACGGCTATCGAGATCGATCTTGATAACGGATCGGACGGTGGTGGTGGTGGGATGAGGAAATTAGAGAAAGTGATCCATTCTGTTATTGTGAGACGTTCCGCACCAGATTGGTTACCTTTTATGCCTGGTTACTCTTACTGGGTCCCACCGTATATGAAAGTAGGTGGTGGGGCCGGGGGTAGTATACATAGTCATACTCATGGTCAACGTGGTGTTGGTGGTGATTTTGATCCACATAGGATTGTTGAGGTTGTTGGAAAAATGGCATCTGTGAGGAATCAGTTTGGTTCTTCAGTTTCGTCGTCTTCGTTGATGTTGTCGGAGGATGAAACGACGTCGGTTGCTCGTGTTCGTGGCTGGCCTTCATCCTCATTTTTTACTGGAGGTAtacaatactccctccgtttcaatttaagggcttgtttggttgggaaacaagttatcccgggattgttATTTCACCCTCTATGTGGGATAAAATAACATTCTAAtaccgggataactaatcccgcgtggttttatcccaaccaaacatgggataagatggtactaaatttttatcccag
Coding sequences within it:
- the LOC132603233 gene encoding uncharacterized protein LOC132603233 isoform X2, whose translation is MRKLEKVIHSVIVRRSAPDWLPFMPGYSYWVPPYMKVGGGAGGSIHSHTHGQRGVGGDFDPHRIVEVVGKMASVRNQFGSSVSSSSLMLSEDETTSVARVRGWPSSSFFTGGSVPTFPTPVQVVEVEVKLEDNSDYDSKSEDEG